One genomic segment of Rhodohalobacter mucosus includes these proteins:
- a CDS encoding HsdM family class I SAM-dependent methyltransferase, with protein MTTNGIVQKIWNFCHTLRDDGVGYGDYLEQITYLLFLKMAHEYSQPPYNRDTNIPEEYNWESLVKRSGADLEQHYVTLLRELGRESGMLGQIFVKAQNKIQDPAKLYKLIQMLDAENWVMLGADVKGDIYEGLLEKNAEDTKSGAGQYFTPRALIRAMVECVRPEPMKSIADPAAGTGGFFLAAYDYLLDNYDLDRDQKEFLKYHTFKGWEIVPNTARMALMNLFLHNIGDINSEPPIQRDDSLNSEPSVKFDYVLANPPFGKKSSITVTNEDGTQSKEALTYNRQDFWATSSNKQLNFVQHINAMLKADGQAAVVLPDNVLFEGGAGETVRKKLLQNADVHTVLRLPTGIFYAQGVKANVVFFDAKPASKEPWTKEVWYYDYRTNIHHTLKKNPLRFDDLKEFVELYNPENRHNRKETWSEENPDGRWRKYSYEEITGRDKTSMDIFWIKDDSLTDLDNLPDPDILAAEIVENIEAGLESFREIVNGLEE; from the coding sequence ATGACCACCAACGGCATCGTACAAAAAATCTGGAATTTTTGTCATACGCTAAGAGATGATGGGGTTGGCTACGGAGACTATCTGGAGCAGATCACCTACCTGCTGTTTCTGAAGATGGCGCATGAATACAGTCAGCCGCCTTATAACAGAGATACTAACATTCCGGAGGAGTACAACTGGGAGAGCCTCGTAAAGCGCAGTGGTGCCGACCTTGAGCAACATTACGTTACACTGCTTCGTGAGTTGGGCAGGGAGAGCGGCATGCTGGGTCAGATCTTTGTGAAGGCACAGAATAAAATTCAGGACCCGGCCAAGCTCTACAAGCTGATCCAAATGCTGGATGCCGAAAATTGGGTGATGCTGGGCGCTGATGTGAAAGGGGACATTTATGAAGGCCTGCTCGAAAAGAATGCGGAGGACACCAAAAGCGGGGCCGGACAGTATTTCACCCCGAGGGCGCTCATTCGGGCTATGGTGGAGTGCGTGCGTCCCGAACCGATGAAATCCATTGCAGATCCTGCAGCCGGTACCGGTGGTTTCTTCCTTGCGGCCTACGACTATCTGCTCGATAACTACGACCTGGATCGCGATCAAAAAGAATTCCTGAAGTACCATACATTTAAAGGATGGGAAATAGTGCCCAATACCGCGCGCATGGCCCTGATGAATCTTTTCCTGCACAACATCGGGGATATCAACTCAGAGCCGCCCATTCAGCGGGACGACAGCCTCAATTCGGAGCCGTCCGTGAAGTTCGATTACGTGCTGGCCAATCCGCCTTTTGGGAAAAAGAGCAGCATCACGGTCACAAATGAAGATGGAACCCAGTCGAAAGAGGCGCTCACCTACAACCGCCAGGATTTTTGGGCCACATCATCCAACAAACAGCTCAATTTTGTGCAGCACATCAATGCCATGCTGAAAGCCGATGGACAGGCAGCCGTGGTTCTGCCAGATAATGTGCTATTTGAAGGCGGTGCCGGTGAGACGGTACGGAAGAAGCTGCTGCAAAATGCGGACGTGCACACCGTGCTGCGATTGCCGACCGGGATCTTTTACGCCCAGGGCGTGAAGGCGAACGTGGTCTTCTTTGACGCAAAGCCCGCATCCAAGGAGCCGTGGACCAAAGAGGTGTGGTATTATGATTACCGGACAAATATCCATCACACGCTCAAAAAGAATCCGCTCCGGTTTGACGACCTGAAAGAGTTCGTCGAACTCTACAATCCCGAAAACCGCCACAACCGCAAAGAGACCTGGAGCGAAGAGAATCCCGACGGCCGCTGGAGAAAGTACAGTTACGAAGAGATTACCGGTCGCGACAAAACCAGTATGGATATCTTCTGGATCAAAGACGACAGCCTCACCGACTTAGACAACCTACCCGACCCCGATATATTAGCCGCAGAGATTGTAGAAAATATCGAAGCAGGGCTGGAGAGTTTCCGGGAGATTGTGAATGGGTTGGAGGAGTGA
- the mauJ gene encoding methylamine utilization protein MauJ — MKPSERNFTNSEACKILNLSQEYFSAIANSGLLGFYENDKIPAISVHHFGLYGTQWRPELGIRSAKSDMQNAQSGYVHELYPGTVTESRIMPQGSSAKQLENDVKWIAQFYIIPNRFYFADPYSLALNGPTSINLESRFEVSGTALQCFLCPDPWGKLAMVMVFGTDAPSSTMWETAFDVVIPVLDEISFKYDQPLPIAHSIIVGVPSGVVYTYQFALPNEVTISIGSEIDLKESFVETRDAKALYREAISSNNPFHKFLTFWKVYENVVALRTEWRQKHRKADNKKTKEIIPSGFSFKGYEGLSFDKVRQKMEKSKRHAIAHGGLKDSAPLTSSAFDKIQDVGTSVPVIQYMAKIILENFEATLRGIKH; from the coding sequence GTGAAACCAAGTGAGAGAAACTTTACAAATTCAGAGGCTTGTAAAATTCTCAATTTGTCTCAAGAATACTTTTCTGCAATAGCAAACAGTGGGCTTTTAGGGTTTTATGAAAATGATAAAATCCCAGCCATCTCTGTTCATCACTTTGGATTGTATGGAACGCAATGGCGACCTGAACTTGGAATAAGGTCCGCTAAATCGGATATGCAAAATGCACAAAGTGGTTATGTACATGAGTTATACCCTGGAACAGTTACTGAAAGTAGAATTATGCCACAAGGCTCTTCAGCCAAGCAGCTTGAAAATGATGTAAAATGGATTGCTCAGTTTTATATAATTCCTAACAGATTTTATTTTGCGGATCCTTACTCCCTTGCTTTAAATGGGCCAACGTCAATTAATTTAGAAAGCAGATTTGAAGTTTCAGGTACGGCTTTACAATGCTTTCTCTGTCCAGACCCGTGGGGTAAATTGGCAATGGTTATGGTTTTTGGAACTGATGCACCTAGTTCAACTATGTGGGAAACTGCTTTTGATGTGGTAATTCCTGTTTTAGATGAAATCTCATTTAAATACGATCAGCCTCTACCCATAGCGCATTCAATAATTGTAGGTGTACCTTCTGGAGTAGTCTATACTTATCAATTTGCTTTACCTAATGAAGTAACTATTTCTATAGGTAGTGAAATAGATTTAAAAGAATCTTTTGTTGAGACTAGGGATGCTAAAGCTCTGTATCGTGAAGCCATCTCGTCTAATAATCCTTTCCATAAGTTTTTGACTTTTTGGAAGGTTTATGAAAATGTTGTTGCTCTTCGAACTGAATGGAGGCAGAAGCATAGAAAGGCTGATAACAAAAAGACCAAAGAGATAATACCAAGTGGGTTTTCATTTAAAGGTTACGAAGGATTGTCCTTTGATAAAGTCAGGCAAAAAATGGAGAAGTCTAAAAGACATGCGATTGCTCATGGTGGTTTAAAAGATTCAGCTCCATTAACTTCTTCTGCTTTTGATAAAATTCAGGATGTTGGGACAAGTGTTCCAGTAATTCAGTACATGGCAAAGATTATTTTAGAAAATTTTGAGGCAACGCTACGGGGCATAAAGCATTGA
- a CDS encoding arylesterase, whose product MDIKHFLYGGIPILLLVLFSLAPAGLAAQNGAQEENETILFFGDSITAGYGLEEGRAFPAIIQEKIDSLGLSYEVINSGLSGETSAGGLRRIDWVLQQGVDIFVLELGGNDGLRGIDPASTKQNLQGIIDRVEARYPDATIILTGMESPPNMGETYTSEFRSIYGELARSNDVIFLPFILEGVAGEPELNLPDGIHPTAEGHRILAENVWQVLRPVL is encoded by the coding sequence ATGGACATAAAACACTTTTTATACGGAGGAATACCGATTCTGTTACTGGTATTGTTTTCACTTGCTCCGGCTGGATTGGCTGCCCAAAATGGCGCGCAGGAAGAAAATGAAACCATTCTCTTTTTCGGAGACAGCATTACGGCCGGATACGGCCTGGAAGAGGGGCGTGCCTTTCCGGCAATTATTCAGGAAAAAATCGATTCGCTGGGTCTGTCATACGAAGTGATCAACTCGGGGCTGAGCGGTGAAACGTCAGCCGGAGGACTTCGGCGTATCGACTGGGTGCTGCAGCAGGGGGTGGATATCTTTGTTCTGGAACTGGGAGGAAATGACGGTCTGCGGGGAATTGATCCTGCCTCTACAAAGCAAAACCTGCAAGGTATCATCGACAGGGTGGAAGCAAGGTACCCGGACGCCACAATAATTCTAACGGGAATGGAGTCTCCGCCAAATATGGGGGAAACCTACACATCTGAATTTCGATCCATCTATGGTGAGCTGGCCCGGTCGAACGATGTCATTTTTCTGCCGTTTATTCTGGAGGGGGTTGCGGGGGAACCGGAACTGAATCTGCCTGACGGTATCCATCCAACGGCCGAAGGTCACCGGATACTGGCAGAGAATGTTTGGCAAGTGCTCCGGCCTGTGCTATGA
- a CDS encoding ABC transporter permease, translating to MKLLRQLFDSFSWKLAYRDARPQWKSLFLYTSAVIAGVAALVAILSFRNDVLLTVEDQSRELLGADLEIESSEPFNDTITAFIDSIGGSDASAVEFNSMVIFGDGGQTRLSQVRAIEGPFPLYGTIETEPVEAAAEYRETNGALLEKSAMEQYGLMPGDSILVGNRSIPIRGALLSVPGEAAAFSLIGPRVYVPRHLLEGTGLLDRGSRVEYKEYFRFDDPQMTEDVVAALRPIARENRVGFDTVEERKEDFDEIVSNLSRFLGLIAFIALLLGGLGVASAIYVYIKRKSQMVATLRCIGMPSEKILASIAIQIAALGLIGAVTGTLIGLVIQSYLPALFTDFLPFSIVQSISVQAIALGLFTGVLISVAFSLLPLAGVSSVSPMLTLRSSEFSPVKSLSPKVKYSFAGITLAILIVVIGSLTENFLVAAVFTFSILFFASLLWVIAGLLMAAVKGLRLKSFSYVWRQGTANLFRPNNQTAMLMTTLGMGMLLIGTLYLSQEMLLQRINVEFGDDTPDLVLYDIQSDQNEGMNRIIEDEGARILQNVPIISMRLERWKNRPVAEVRADTTVDVRGWALRRDYRVTYRDHLTDAETILEGEWIGEGDGFNSLVPVSIADQIDDDLQVEIGDTLTFNVQGVPVDTYVASIREVDFQRPEPNFFVVFPVNVLEAAPQFFATLVRTTGESQSPAIQQAAVRQYPNVSAIDISVAIRSIREFLDKISMAIEFMALFSILTGFIVLASSISISRKQRSRESVLLRTLGAVKSQVSKIQTIEYALLGLLASLTGLILALGASWALAYFWFDLAFVPDFLSLFVISMLITAAAVIIGWSGSRHIFKSSPIEVLRNETITT from the coding sequence ATGAAATTACTAAGGCAACTATTTGATTCGTTCAGCTGGAAGCTGGCCTATCGCGATGCGCGGCCGCAGTGGAAAAGCCTTTTCCTATACACTTCCGCCGTTATTGCCGGTGTGGCTGCGCTGGTAGCCATCCTCTCGTTCCGGAATGATGTACTTCTCACCGTTGAGGATCAGTCCAGAGAGTTGCTGGGTGCGGATCTTGAAATTGAGTCCTCCGAGCCGTTCAACGATACCATTACCGCATTTATCGATTCTATAGGAGGCAGCGATGCCAGTGCTGTGGAATTTAATTCGATGGTGATCTTTGGTGATGGCGGACAAACAAGGCTCTCACAGGTGCGCGCCATTGAAGGTCCTTTTCCCCTTTATGGAACCATTGAAACAGAACCTGTTGAAGCAGCTGCAGAATACCGTGAGACAAACGGTGCGCTGCTCGAAAAGTCGGCCATGGAGCAGTACGGGCTGATGCCGGGCGACTCTATCCTGGTTGGCAACAGGTCCATACCCATTCGCGGTGCTCTTCTCAGCGTGCCCGGCGAAGCGGCCGCCTTCTCCCTGATCGGCCCGCGAGTCTATGTACCGCGGCACCTGCTCGAGGGTACCGGCCTGCTCGACCGCGGAAGCCGTGTGGAGTATAAGGAGTACTTCCGTTTTGACGATCCCCAGATGACCGAAGATGTTGTGGCAGCCCTCCGCCCCATCGCACGCGAAAACCGGGTTGGTTTCGATACGGTTGAGGAGAGAAAGGAAGATTTTGATGAAATTGTGAGCAATCTGAGCCGCTTTCTGGGACTCATTGCCTTTATTGCGCTTCTGCTCGGCGGTCTGGGTGTTGCGAGCGCGATTTATGTCTACATCAAGCGCAAAAGTCAGATGGTGGCAACGCTGCGCTGCATCGGGATGCCCTCTGAGAAAATATTGGCATCGATCGCCATTCAGATAGCCGCTCTGGGCCTCATCGGTGCCGTTACCGGAACATTGATCGGGCTTGTGATACAGTCTTACCTGCCAGCCCTGTTTACCGACTTTTTGCCATTCAGTATTGTTCAGAGCATCTCCGTACAGGCAATTGCACTCGGCCTTTTTACCGGTGTACTGATCAGCGTTGCGTTCTCATTGCTGCCGCTTGCGGGTGTGAGCTCCGTCTCTCCCATGCTGACGCTGAGAAGCTCTGAATTCTCCCCGGTGAAGTCTCTCTCCCCGAAAGTGAAATACTCCTTTGCAGGAATCACCCTGGCCATACTTATTGTCGTGATCGGTTCACTCACAGAAAACTTTCTGGTGGCAGCCGTTTTCACGTTCAGCATCCTCTTTTTTGCCTCGTTGCTATGGGTGATAGCGGGTTTACTGATGGCAGCCGTAAAGGGGCTTCGGCTCAAATCATTCTCTTATGTATGGCGGCAGGGTACTGCAAACCTGTTTCGTCCCAACAATCAGACCGCCATGCTGATGACCACGCTTGGCATGGGTATGCTTTTGATCGGAACACTCTATCTGTCTCAGGAGATGCTTCTGCAGAGGATTAATGTGGAGTTTGGAGATGATACACCCGATCTGGTGCTGTATGACATCCAGTCGGATCAAAATGAGGGAATGAACCGAATCATCGAAGATGAAGGAGCGCGCATTCTGCAAAATGTACCCATTATCTCAATGCGGCTGGAGCGCTGGAAAAACAGGCCGGTTGCTGAAGTGCGTGCAGACACTACCGTTGACGTAAGAGGATGGGCATTGAGGAGAGATTACAGGGTTACCTATCGCGATCATCTCACCGATGCGGAAACCATTCTGGAAGGTGAATGGATCGGTGAAGGCGACGGGTTCAATTCGCTTGTACCGGTTTCCATTGCTGATCAGATAGACGATGATTTGCAGGTAGAGATCGGCGATACACTCACCTTTAATGTACAGGGAGTACCGGTGGATACCTATGTTGCCAGCATACGGGAAGTGGATTTTCAGCGCCCTGAGCCCAACTTTTTTGTTGTATTCCCGGTCAATGTACTCGAAGCTGCCCCGCAGTTTTTTGCAACGCTGGTACGCACTACCGGTGAGAGCCAGTCGCCCGCCATTCAGCAGGCAGCCGTCAGGCAATATCCCAACGTATCGGCTATTGACATCAGCGTGGCCATCCGCAGCATCCGTGAATTTCTGGACAAGATCTCCATGGCGATCGAGTTTATGGCTCTTTTCAGCATACTAACCGGATTTATCGTGCTGGCCAGCTCCATCTCTATCAGCCGCAAGCAGCGCAGCAGGGAATCGGTTCTGCTTCGAACGCTGGGGGCTGTTAAATCGCAGGTAAGCAAAATACAGACGATTGAGTATGCATTGCTTGGGCTGCTGGCAAGTCTCACAGGACTCATACTGGCTCTTGGTGCAAGCTGGGCGCTCGCCTACTTCTGGTTCGACCTGGCCTTTGTGCCCGACTTTCTATCACTCTTTGTGATCTCCATGCTGATTACCGCAGCCGCAGTCATCATAGGCTGGAGCGGCAGCCGCCACATTTTCAAATCCTCCCCCATTGAGGTGCTGCGAAATGAAACCATAACCACGTAA
- a CDS encoding transposase, with protein MKAKKVLPDRRSIRLQGYDYSNPGEYFVTICTQNRECVFGDVVKHKMALNEIGDIARYYWYRIPERYDDVVIDAFVVMPNHVHGIIGIEYNPVRDAHSAGINKPDGANQSVGAIHELPLPEMPQRDNMSPPGVATDFETYRKQRRQMLLSKIIGWYKMNVAKRANMLLHNSGNRFWQRNYYEHIIRDEQSLNRIREYIVSNPERWDDDMNHPENINPKP; from the coding sequence ATGAAAGCCAAAAAGGTTCTTCCTGATCGCCGATCCATTCGTTTGCAAGGGTACGATTATTCAAACCCCGGCGAATATTTTGTGACCATTTGTACGCAGAACAGGGAATGTGTATTTGGCGATGTGGTGAAACACAAAATGGCACTAAATGAAATCGGTGACATTGCAAGGTATTATTGGTATCGTATACCTGAAAGGTATGATGATGTCGTTATAGATGCATTTGTGGTGATGCCGAATCATGTTCATGGAATCATTGGCATTGAATACAATCCGGTTCGTGATGCCCATTCGGCCGGGATAAATAAACCGGATGGGGCAAATCAATCGGTAGGGGCAATTCATGAATTGCCCCTACCGGAAATGCCCCAACGTGACAATATGTCCCCACCGGGCGTTGCCACAGATTTCGAAACCTACCGCAAACAACGCAGGCAGATGTTGTTATCCAAAATCATCGGATGGTACAAAATGAATGTGGCAAAACGGGCCAATATGTTATTACACAATTCGGGAAATCGGTTTTGGCAGCGCAATTATTACGAACATATCATTCGCGATGAACAGTCTCTGAACCGAATCAGGGAATACATTGTCAGCAATCCCGAACGATGGGATGATGACATGAATCATCCGGAAAACATCAATCCCAAACCGTAG
- a CDS encoding SIMPL domain-containing protein: protein MKNILFFSLMVFATACSTSAQAVLTNTTGADESKIVIDATGMSTAAADRITFQINLSRFHENAQTAFNRHKELERYLTDLLLDKGIEDERIQANPISISPRRYSEGQGYETRQRVTVELDDIGEFEQMQVDLIENGFDNFSGAFGSSEQEEAVEEAIANAVETAQRKARILAQAAGKQLGGVIGIEHTSTRGPIYRESGALAMSATADDGGMLQFQTTIPVRENVRVIFRLAN from the coding sequence ATGAAGAATATACTTTTTTTCTCCCTGATGGTTTTCGCCACAGCTTGTTCAACCTCTGCGCAGGCAGTATTAACCAACACTACGGGAGCTGATGAGAGCAAAATCGTTATTGATGCAACCGGTATGTCAACCGCGGCCGCCGACCGCATTACGTTCCAAATAAACCTTAGCCGCTTTCATGAAAATGCTCAAACTGCATTTAACCGCCACAAGGAGCTGGAGAGATATCTGACTGATCTTTTACTGGATAAAGGTATTGAGGATGAGCGTATTCAGGCCAATCCGATCAGTATCTCACCGCGTCGTTATTCAGAAGGCCAGGGATATGAAACGCGTCAGCGCGTAACGGTTGAGCTGGACGACATCGGTGAATTTGAGCAGATGCAGGTTGACCTCATTGAAAACGGTTTTGATAACTTTTCAGGCGCATTTGGATCAAGCGAACAGGAAGAGGCTGTTGAAGAGGCTATCGCCAATGCCGTTGAAACGGCACAGAGGAAAGCACGAATCCTTGCGCAGGCAGCCGGAAAACAGCTGGGAGGTGTTATCGGAATAGAACACACAAGCACACGCGGCCCCATATATCGTGAGTCGGGTGCACTTGCCATGTCGGCCACGGCAGATGACGGTGGCATGCTTCAGTTTCAGACCACCATTCCGGTAAGGGAGAATGTCAGGGTTATCTTCCGTCTGGCGAATTAA
- a CDS encoding ABC transporter ATP-binding protein gives MKNSSILDVQNLTKKFKSGDKDLTVLKNISFSVDEGTSCAIVGPSGSGKTTLLGLCAGLDKPSSGSVILKGQSISNLDEASLSKVRNEQIGFVFQSFQLISTLTALENVMVPIELRGTPYREVEALALELLGKVGLADRTHHYPTQLSGGEQQRVGLARAFIHQPAILFADEPTGNLDGETGAQIEKLLFELNESQGTTLIIVTHDRELAAKCNRTIELKNGEILHDSLPDAGVDPETGVSEIETVSAADLTS, from the coding sequence ATGAAAAACAGTTCCATCCTAGACGTCCAGAATCTTACAAAAAAATTCAAGAGCGGGGATAAAGATCTCACCGTGCTGAAAAATATATCTTTTTCGGTTGATGAGGGGACATCCTGTGCCATCGTCGGACCGTCTGGCAGCGGTAAAACCACTCTGCTGGGGTTGTGTGCCGGCCTTGATAAACCCAGCTCCGGAAGCGTTATCCTGAAGGGTCAGTCAATTTCCAACCTTGACGAAGCCTCCCTTTCAAAAGTTCGAAACGAGCAGATCGGGTTCGTATTTCAGTCATTTCAGCTTATTTCCACACTTACCGCACTGGAAAACGTGATGGTTCCCATTGAATTGAGGGGTACACCCTACCGTGAAGTGGAAGCTCTTGCACTGGAACTTCTCGGCAAGGTAGGTCTGGCCGACCGTACCCACCACTATCCCACTCAGCTGTCGGGGGGTGAGCAGCAGCGTGTGGGGCTGGCGAGGGCGTTCATCCATCAGCCGGCCATTCTGTTTGCGGATGAGCCCACAGGAAACCTTGATGGTGAAACAGGCGCGCAAATTGAAAAATTGCTCTTTGAACTAAATGAGAGTCAGGGTACCACACTGATTATTGTTACGCACGACCGTGAACTGGCTGCCAAATGCAATCGTACCATTGAGCTGAAGAACGGTGAGATTCTGCACGACTCGCTCCCCGATGCGGGTGTTGATCCCGAAACCGGTGTCTCCGAAATTGAAACCGTTTCAGCCGCAGATCTTACTTCATGA